TGCCTGCTCGCCGCCATCGGACGACTTCTCTCGCTCACGAGCCGGCTCAGGTCTCGTCGGCGATCACCGGCAGATCGTGGACCGAATCGCGCAGCGTATGCAGCAGCACGTCGGCGCGCCAGCGCGTGCGCGCGCGATCGCGCGTGGCGAGCTGCACGAGTTCGCGCAGCCGCGCGTTGATCGGCGCGGTGAGCCCGAGCTCGGCCGCGAGCCGCACGATCTCGCCGTTCAGCCAGTTCACCTCGGTCGCGCGGCCGGCCGCGACGTCGTCGGCCATCGACGAGCGTGCGAGCGGATCGATCGCCAGCATCGCGCCCGCGAGCCGCATGAACAGCGCGTCGGGCAGCGACAGCACGGTCGGCAGCCAGCCGGCCGGCAGCGGCGTGAGCCGCGCGGGGCGGATGCCGGCGCGGCGCATCACGCGCAGCGCCTCGGCCTGCGCGAGCGCGAGGCAGCGCCGGTAGTCGCGCGTGCCGAGCTGCTCGCGCAGCGGCATCGCGGCCAGCGCGTTGATCGCGTTGTTGAGATTGAACAGCAGCTTGGCCCACTGCACGGCGACGATGTCCTCGCGCACGCGCAGCGGCAGCCCGGCCCGCTCGAACGCGGCGGCCACCGGCGCGAGCCGCGGCGACGCCTCCACCGCGAGTTGCCCCGCCGAGCCCTGGTGGAACACCCCGTCGCCGCGCGCGATCACGTTGAACGGCACCATGCCGGCCAGCACCGTGCGGCCCGGCAGCGCGATGCGCAGCGCATCGGCCTGGCGCACGCCGTTCTGGAAGCTGATCACCACCGTGCCGGGGCGCAGCACCGGTTCGAGCGCGGCGGCCGCGGCCGGGGTGGCCGCGCACTTGACCGTGACGAGCACCGCGTCGGCCTCGGCCAGCGCGCGCGTATCGGTGTCGAAGGCGATCCGCGCGGCATCCACCTGCGCCTCGCGGCCCAGGTAATCGGTCAACGTCAGGCCGTGCCGGCGCAGCATCTCGCCCGTGGCGGCACGGCCGACGAAGCGCACCTCGGCACCGGCGACCGCGAGCCGGCCGCCGAGATAGCAGCCGATGGCGCCCGCGCCGAACACCGCGAGCGTCGTCACCGTCGCTCAGATTCGCGCGCCGTGCGGCCCGTGACGCTGCGGCCCCGCACGCCGTTCCACTTCATCGCGCAACTCGCGGCGCAGCCCGGCGTAGAACGCCACCTCGGCGACCACGAACAGCGGCCCGATCGCGAGGCCGATCACGTCGTCGACGAACGCGGGCTTGCGCCCCTCGAACGCATGGCCGACGAACTGGATCACCCAGCCGACCAGGAACAGCCCGATGCCCCAGGCGAGCCAGTGCGCGGTGGGCCCCGCCGCGAGCGCCTGGCCGGCCCACAGCGCCAGCCCGAGCAGCACGCTCATGGCCAAGCCGAAGCGCAGGTCGAGGCGCAGGTAGTAGATCGCGGTGGCCACCGTCAGCACCAGCGCCGGGGTCAGCGCGACGCCAGCCGCGCCGCCGGCAACGGGCCGCGACAGCAGCACGGCGACCGCGACGACGATCATCGGGATGCCGAACAGGTGGGTGACGATGTTGCGTGTATCGCGGTGATACGCGGCGTAGTTCGCGAGTTGATCGACCAGTGTTTTCATCGTGCCTGTCTCCTTGGACGAGCGCTATCATGCGCGTTGCCCCAGGCCCGCGCTGTCAGCTACCCGACATCCCCCATGCCCACGCCGTCCGACCTCGATTCGTCGCAACTCGACGCGAACCCCTGGTTCCGGACCCTGCCCGACGCGCTGCGCGCCCGGCTGCGCGCCGGCGCCACCGTGCAGACGCTCGCGGCCGGCGCCACGCTGTTCCGGCGCGGCGACCCGCCCTGCGGCCTCTACGCGGTGCTGTCCGGCGCGCTCAGCATCGGCGCGGTCGATCCCGACGGCCGCGAAGCGTTGCTGACCGTGCTCGAACCCACCACCTGGTTCGGCGAGATCTCGCTGTTCGACGGCCAGCCGTGTACGCACGATGCGATTGCCGTGGAGAACACACGACTTTTGCATTTCACGCAAGCTGCATTGCAACAACTGCTCGACGACGAGCCGCGCTACTGGCGACATTTCGGGCTCCTGATGGCGCAGAAGCTGAGGCTGTCGTTCATGACCGTGGAGGCCATCAGCCTGATGCCGGCGGCGCAGCGGCTGGCCGCGCGGCTGCTGATGATCGCCGAGGGCTACGGCGGCATCAGCACCGGCCACACGCGCATCCGGCTCTCGCAGGAGCGGCTCGCCGCGCTCGCCTCGCTGACGCGGCAGACCGCCAACCAGCTGCTGAAGGAGCTGGCCGCGCGCGGCGTGGTGCGCGTGCAGGTGGGGGAAATCGAGATCCTCGACCTCGACGCGCTGCGCGCGGCGAGCGGCGAGATCGGCCGCGCGATCTGAGCCGGCCGCGCGATGCTGCGCGCTCTGGAGGAAACCGTCGAAACGATCGCGGCGATCATGACGAATCCGGCACGCGATCGGTCTCGATCGGTGCCGCGTCATGGAAAGGCGGGACAGCGCGCGGTGCCGCCGGAAGCGATTCAGGAACGGCACGCCAGAAACGACAATGCCCTCGCAAGGAGGGCATCGGCGAGGCACGCCGGCCAGCCGGCCGGCGCAGCAGCGTGACGGCGGGCCTTAGGCGAAGTTCTTCGCGGCGAAGTCCCAGTTCACGACGTTCCAGAACGCCTCGACGAACTTCGGACGCGCGTTGCGGTAGTCGATGTAGTACGCGTGTTCCCACACGTCGATCGTCAGCAGCGGCTTCGCGTCGGTCGTCAGCGGCGTGGCGGCGTTGCTGGTCGAGACCAGGTCGAGCGAGCCGTCGGCCTTCTTCACGAGCCATGCCCAGCCCGAGCCGAACGTGCCGATCGCGGTCTTCGCGAACGCTTCCTTGAACGCGTCGAACGAACCCCACTTGGCGTTGATCGCGTCGCCCAGCGCGCCCGTCGGAGCGCCGCCGCCGTTCGGCGACAGGCTGTTCCAGAAGAACGTGTGGTTCCAGATTTGCGCGGCGTTGTTGAAAATACCGCCCGACGACTTCTTCACGGTCTCTTCGAGCGACAGGTTTTCGAATTCCGTGCCCGGGATCAGATTGTTCAGGTTCGTCACATACGTTTGATGGTGCTTGCCGTAGTGGAACTGGATCGTTTCCTGCGAGATGTGCGGAGCAAGCGCGTCTTCAGAATAGGGCAGCGGCGGGAGCGTATGAGCCATGACGGATTCCTTTGAAGTGTATGTGTAGGGACTAGGGCCTGCAGAGCGTCCGATTGTAGGCGAGACCGAATAACCCCGCAAACTCGCGGGTATTCGGATCCGCCCGCCTTCGTTCGACCAGCGGCCCCGGCGTGATAACCGCTGTAATAACGAATATAAAAATCAGCGTGATGACAGCACGCCCGCCTGGTCCAGCATGATTCGGTCCCGCTGCGACGCGCCTCGTGAAACGCTCGTTCAGAACGTTTCATCAAGACGCGGCTGGACGTCGGCGATCGACACGTCCGCGGTGCCCTCGGCGAGATGCACGGTAAGCCGGCGCTGCGGCGCAAGCGCGCCCGGCGCGCGCACGGCACGCCCCGTCTGGGTGTCGATCAGCGCCGCGTAACCGCGCTCCAGCGTGCGCTGCGGGCTCAGCACCTCGAGTCGCGCCGCGTAGCCGGCCACGCGCGCCGCGGCGCGTTCGTGCCGGTGCCGCAGCGCGGTGTCGAGCCGTTGCGACCAGCCGGCGAGCGACTGCCGGGCGGCGGCCGCGTCGGGCCGGGTGCGCTGCCAGCGCAGCATCACCAGCGCGAAGCGCGCCCGCGCATCGCGCGCCGGCCGCGCGCCGGCCGAGCCGAGCCGCAGCGCGAGCTGCTGCAGGTGGGTGCGCTGTCGCGCCAGCCGCTCGGCCGGGCTCACCAGGCGCCGCGCCAGCCAGTCGAGCTGCTGGGCGCGCGCGTCGAGCCCGCGCCGCAAGCCGCGCGCGAGGGCCGCCTGGCGCTCGGCCAGTTCGCGCAGCAGCAGCGCGCGCTGCGGGCTGACCAGCTCGGCCGCCCCGGTCGGCGTCGGCGCGCGCAGGTCGGCGGCGAAATCGGCGATCGTGAAATCGGTCTCGTGGCCGACCCCGCTCACCACCGGCAGTTCGCTCGCGGCGATCGCGCGCGCCAGCGCCTCGTCGTTGAACGACCAGAGATCCTCGATCGAGCCGCCGCCGCGGCAGATGATCAGCACGTCCACCTCGCGCCGCGCGTTGGCCGTCTCGACCATCGCCGTGAGCTTGTCGGCCGCGCCCGCGCCCTGCACCGGCGCCGGATAGACGATCACCGGCACATGCGGCGCGCGGCGCGCGAGCGTGGTCAGCACGTCGCGCAGCGCCGCGGCCTGCAGCGAGGTGACGATGCCGATCGCGCGCGGATGCACGGGCAGCGGCCGCTTGCGCCGCGGGTCGAACAGCCCCTCGGCCTCGAGCTGCGCCTTGAGCCGCAGGAACGCCTCGAACAGCTTGCCCTGGCCGGTGCGCCGCACCG
The genomic region above belongs to Burkholderia plantarii and contains:
- a CDS encoding DUF962 domain-containing protein — translated: MKTLVDQLANYAAYHRDTRNIVTHLFGIPMIVVAVAVLLSRPVAGGAAGVALTPALVLTVATAIYYLRLDLRFGLAMSVLLGLALWAGQALAAGPTAHWLAWGIGLFLVGWVIQFVGHAFEGRKPAFVDDVIGLAIGPLFVVAEVAFYAGLRRELRDEVERRAGPQRHGPHGARI
- a CDS encoding 2-dehydropantoate 2-reductase, yielding MTTLAVFGAGAIGCYLGGRLAVAGAEVRFVGRAATGEMLRRHGLTLTDYLGREAQVDAARIAFDTDTRALAEADAVLVTVKCAATPAAAAALEPVLRPGTVVISFQNGVRQADALRIALPGRTVLAGMVPFNVIARGDGVFHQGSAGQLAVEASPRLAPVAAAFERAGLPLRVREDIVAVQWAKLLFNLNNAINALAAMPLREQLGTRDYRRCLALAQAEALRVMRRAGIRPARLTPLPAGWLPTVLSLPDALFMRLAGAMLAIDPLARSSMADDVAAGRATEVNWLNGEIVRLAAELGLTAPINARLRELVQLATRDRARTRWRADVLLHTLRDSVHDLPVIADET
- the xseA gene encoding exodeoxyribonuclease VII large subunit — its product is MPSDSFPSGPGGATFGRAGDAGDGVIPVSALNRAIGSMLERSFPLCWVSGEVSNFTRAASGHWYFSIKDKDAQMRCVMFRGRAQHAPFTPREGDRIEVRALVSMYEPRGELQLNVEAVRRTGQGKLFEAFLRLKAQLEAEGLFDPRRKRPLPVHPRAIGIVTSLQAAALRDVLTTLARRAPHVPVIVYPAPVQGAGAADKLTAMVETANARREVDVLIICRGGGSIEDLWSFNDEALARAIAASELPVVSGVGHETDFTIADFAADLRAPTPTGAAELVSPQRALLLRELAERQAALARGLRRGLDARAQQLDWLARRLVSPAERLARQRTHLQQLALRLGSAGARPARDARARFALVMLRWQRTRPDAAAARQSLAGWSQRLDTALRHRHERAAARVAGYAARLEVLSPQRTLERGYAALIDTQTGRAVRAPGALAPQRRLTVHLAEGTADVSIADVQPRLDETF
- a CDS encoding Crp/Fnr family transcriptional regulator, whose amino-acid sequence is MPTPSDLDSSQLDANPWFRTLPDALRARLRAGATVQTLAAGATLFRRGDPPCGLYAVLSGALSIGAVDPDGREALLTVLEPTTWFGEISLFDGQPCTHDAIAVENTRLLHFTQAALQQLLDDEPRYWRHFGLLMAQKLRLSFMTVEAISLMPAAQRLAARLLMIAEGYGGISTGHTRIRLSQERLAALASLTRQTANQLLKELAARGVVRVQVGEIEILDLDALRAASGEIGRAI
- the sodB gene encoding superoxide dismutase [Fe]; the protein is MAHTLPPLPYSEDALAPHISQETIQFHYGKHHQTYVTNLNNLIPGTEFENLSLEETVKKSSGGIFNNAAQIWNHTFFWNSLSPNGGGAPTGALGDAINAKWGSFDAFKEAFAKTAIGTFGSGWAWLVKKADGSLDLVSTSNAATPLTTDAKPLLTIDVWEHAYYIDYRNARPKFVEAFWNVVNWDFAAKNFA